One part of the Parambassis ranga chromosome 8, fParRan2.1, whole genome shotgun sequence genome encodes these proteins:
- the tmem98 gene encoding transmembrane protein 98 translates to METVVIVAIGVLATVFLASFVALVVVCRHRYCHPHDLLHHFDSKPTVDLIGAMETQSEPSELELDDVVITNPHIEAILENEDWIEDASGLVSHCISILKICHTLTEKLVAMTMGSGAKVKAPASLSDIITVAKRISPRVDDVVRSMYPPLDPILLDARATALLLSVSHLVLVTRNACHTSGSMDWIDQSLHAAEDHMVVLREAALASEPDRCIPGADAQREQAI, encoded by the exons ATGGAGACGGTGGTGATTGTGGCCATTGGGGTGTTAGCCACTGTTTTCCTGGCATCCTTTGTGGCCCTTGTGGTGGTGTGCCGACACCGCTACTGCCACCCTCACGATCTGCTGCACCACTTTGACTCCAA ACCCACAGTGGATCTGATTGGTGCTATGGAGACCCAGAGTGAGCCCTCAGAGCTCGAGCTGGATGATGTGGTCATCACTAACCCTCACATTGAAGCCATATTAGAGAATGAGGACTGGATAGAGGACGCCTC TGGTTTGGTGTCTCACTGCATATCTATCCTGAAG ATCTGCCACACTTTGACTGAAAAGCTGGTTGCCATGACAATGGGCTCAGGGGCAAAAGTCAAAGCACCAGCCAGCCTCAGCGACATCATTACAGTGGCTAAACGCATCAGCCCGag GGTGGATGATGTCGTCAGATCCATGTACCCTCCGCTGGACCCAATTCTCCTGGACGCCAG GGCCACTGCTCTCCTCCTTTCAGTCAGCCATCTGGTGCTGGTCACTCGCAATGCCTGTCACACGTCCGGCAGTATGGACTGGATCGACCAGTCACTCCACGCAGCAGAAGATCACATGGTGGTCCTACGTGAGGCAGCGCTGGCCTCCGAGCCTGACCGATGCATACCTGGAGCTGATGCTCAGAGAGAGCAGGCCATCTAa